A window of Chloracidobacterium sp. N contains these coding sequences:
- the holB gene encoding DNA polymerase III subunit delta', with product MAFHELIGQSAARAFLQRALVTGRLPASLLFTGPSGVGKRQFALSLAQALNCPEAPDTGCGICATCRRIAQGEHPDVKLIVPDGAHIRIGQVREAIPFATDLPYEGRRRVVIFERADAFNTAAANAFLKTLEEPPAHAQLILISARPDALPATIRSRCPVVRFALLSPEEVERCLERYARRPPADQRLLARLAQGRPGTVTGLDLEVYRQQRRALLELLTLLGQGNAIPRLLKAAQYFGKLERPDFEFALDILASLVHDLVCLKVAPAAAETSRSLEDRLVHSDVQPKLAELADLFPLERLHQTLNRFEAIRRDLDRNINRVLALEAALLELSARP from the coding sequence ATGGCTTTCCATGAACTCATCGGACAATCGGCTGCAAGAGCCTTTCTCCAGCGCGCGCTTGTCACCGGACGCCTGCCGGCCAGCCTGTTGTTTACGGGGCCCTCCGGGGTGGGCAAGCGCCAGTTTGCCCTGTCCCTGGCACAGGCGCTGAACTGCCCGGAAGCACCGGACACCGGCTGCGGCATCTGCGCAACCTGCCGGCGCATCGCGCAGGGGGAGCATCCCGATGTGAAGCTGATCGTCCCGGATGGCGCACACATCAGGATCGGGCAGGTACGCGAAGCCATCCCCTTCGCTACCGACCTGCCTTACGAAGGCCGGCGGCGCGTTGTCATCTTCGAGCGTGCCGATGCCTTCAACACGGCGGCAGCCAACGCCTTTCTCAAAACGCTTGAAGAACCGCCCGCCCATGCACAGCTCATCCTCATCAGCGCCCGCCCGGATGCCCTGCCGGCCACCATCCGTTCGCGCTGCCCGGTCGTGCGGTTTGCGCTGCTGTCACCCGAAGAGGTTGAGCGTTGTCTGGAGCGATATGCCCGGCGTCCACCGGCCGATCAGCGGCTGCTGGCGCGGCTGGCACAGGGACGCCCCGGTACGGTTACGGGGTTGGACCTGGAAGTGTACCGCCAGCAGCGCCGCGCCCTGCTCGAACTGCTGACGTTGCTGGGGCAGGGCAATGCCATCCCACGCCTGCTGAAAGCCGCCCAGTACTTCGGAAAACTCGAACGCCCGGATTTTGAATTCGCACTGGACATCCTGGCCAGCCTGGTGCACGACCTGGTATGCCTGAAGGTTGCACCGGCGGCCGCGGAAACGTCCCGTTCGCTGGAAGACCGGCTCGTTCACAGCGATGTTCAGCCCAAACTGGCGGAACTGGCCGACCTGTTCCCGCTGGAGCGTTTGCACCAGACGCTCAACCGGTTCGAGGCCATCCGGCGCGATCTTGACCGCAACATCAACCGCGTCCTGGCGCTGGAGGCGGCGCTGCTGGAACTGAGCGCCAGACCGTAA